TCACCATAAGCGATGTGGCGGCCGGTTTGATATGGTACTCCATGCTCTCCCCCTACGGTTTTGTGAACAAGCTCCTCATGAACCTGGGGGTGATAAGCCAGCCCATATACGTCTTTGGCTACGAATACCGCACGAGGGAGTTCTTTGCGATAGTTATAGCAGAGCTCTGGCGCTCCACGGCGATAGTCTTTGTGATAATCTTGGCAGGCCTCCAGATGATAAGCAGGGAATACATCGAGGCCGCCGAGGTCTTCGGTGCGAGCTACTGGACGAGGCTCAGGCGCATCGTTCTTCCGCTCCTGAAGCCCAGCATACAGAGTGCCCTAATAATAAGGACGCTGTTCGCGATGCAGATCTTCGGTGTCGTCTGGATTCTGGCGGGCAGGGATATTCCAGTTCTCGCTGGTGAAGGCTACTACCAGCTCACGGAGATAAAAGACGCGGGCGTGGCATCGGTGTATGCCCTCATTATAGCAGGCCTCTCAATACTGCTCGGTACCCTGTACATCAAGTTCCTCCGCGCTGAGTATCTGGAGGTGGGAGAATGAACGATGAGACCAAGTACGCCCTCAAGAAGATAG
This window of the Thermococcus thermotolerans genome carries:
- a CDS encoding carbohydrate ABC transporter permease, with the translated sequence MERRSLVPYLLILPAFAYLLFFVGYPLIQALYLAFTQNGALSLDVWRRTFSDYYFWSAFKYTIALAGIIVPTQVALAVVLALLMNRVFKGKDAALYALIIPLTISDVAAGLIWYSMLSPYGFVNKLLMNLGVISQPIYVFGYEYRTREFFAIVIAELWRSTAIVFVIILAGLQMISREYIEAAEVFGASYWTRLRRIVLPLLKPSIQSALIIRTLFAMQIFGVVWILAGRDIPVLAGEGYYQLTEIKDAGVASVYALIIAGLSILLGTLYIKFLRAEYLEVGE